The sequence AACAAAACGCAGCcaagctgcagctgcacagtCTGAAGGGGAGGAGAGGCCGTGGAAGTGACTCGGGGTCATATCTGAAGCCTGTGGTTGTCtgtctttgttttgtcttgtccTTGTGCTGCCTATTGTCTCTTACTTGCGTAACAATAGATTTCTGCCTGCCAGATACTCGGCCTCGTGACAGGCTGTGGGTGAGAGGTCTGCGCTGCGGTGTTAAAACCCGGCAGCTTTGAGCAATCGGGAGAATTTCTGTGTCTGTGCGTGCGTCCTTCCCGTGCAAGGCCTGCTCAGGAGTAACGAAGCATCCCCAGGGACCCCTCTCCCCCTCACCAGCCGCTTAGCATCACATCAGCTTTCCGAGGGCATCTCCACTGCAGTTACCAGCGAGCTGGGTGGGAGATCCTGCGCGCAGATGAGCTCTTCAGCTTCTTTATCGTGCCCTGCCACGATCCGTGTGCAACAGAGCGATGAGGTTTTTTGTAGGCAAGCCTGGATTTTTAAACAAACCgtctgtgtttttcttaatgCCTCAGCTCGCGCAGTCCACCGCCTGTTGGAGAACCGTCACCACGGCGTCCCCTGGCCATCCGCAGTCTGCCCTGTCACGCAGCTGACCAATTCCATCATCAAGCGGGTGAACGAGGCCTCGGGCCTCTACCAGATGTTCGGTGTCCTGGCTGACATCGTACTGCTGagagagtgagtgagtgagtgagtgagcGATTTATTCCCAGCGCTGTGCTCCGTcgtctccttcctttttcttctctatcaCTGCCCGTGGTGCCACCACACAAATCTTTACATTGCTGCCTAAGGACACACCTCAAAATCTGTACCACTGTGCCCCTGTACCCAATTCTGTCaattatttcatagaatcatagaatcatagaatatcctgagttggaagggacccttaaggatcatcaagtccaactcttgataccgcacaggtctacccaaaagttcagaccatgtgactaagtgcacagtccaatctcttcttaaattcagacaggctcggtgcagtgaccacttccctggggagcctgttccagtgtgcaaccaccctctctgtgaagaaccccctcctgatgtcgagcctaaatttcccctgcctcagcttaaccccgttcccgcgggtcctgtcactgctgttaatggagaaaaggtctcctgcctctcgacacccccttacgaggaagttgtagactgtgatgaggtctcccctcagcctcctcttctccaggctgaacaggcccagtgacctcagccgttcctcgtacgtcttcccctccaggcctttcaccatctttgtagccctcctctggacactctccaacagtttcatgtcctttttatactgtggtgcccagaactgcacacagtactcgaggtgaggccgcaccagcgcagagtagagcgggacaatcacctcccttgacctactagcgatgccgtgcttgatgcaccccaggacacggttggccctcctggccgccagggcacactgctggctcatgttcagcttgctgtcaaccacgacccccagatccctctcttccaggctgctctctagcgtctcatcgcccagtctgtacgtgcagccagggtttccccgtcccaggtgcaggacccggcacttgctcctattgaacttcatgcggttggtgatcgcccagctctctaacctatccagatccctctgcaaggcctttccaccctcattcgagtccacaactcctccaagtttggtgtcatcagcaaacttgctcaaaataccttctattcctacatccagatcgtttataaaaatattgaaaagtaccggccctaaaatggagccttgagggaccccactggtgatcgcccgccagcctgacgcagccccatttactataaccctttgggccctgcccgttagccaattgctcacccatcgtatgatgtttttatttagctgtatggtggacattttgtccagtaggatcctatgggaaaccgtgtcaaaagccttgctgaagtccaaaaaaatcacatcagctggtttcccttggtccatcatacgggtgatcttatcataaaaggaaatcaggttagttaggcaggacctgcccttcacaaacccatgctggctgggaccaatgactgctttgtcccccaggtgagcctcaataagttcgagaaccatcttctccatgattttaccaggcactgacgtgagactgacaggcctgtaattgctagggtcttctttctgacccttcttgtaaatcggcacaacatttgccagcttccagtctaccgggacctctccaaattcccaggatcgttgaaaaataattgagagaggttccgcgatgacgtccgccagctctttcagcacccggggatgaatcccatccggacccatggacttgtagggatccaggtggagtagcaaatcctgcacacgttcagggtcggttgggagtttgtcatccccaccgtcccagtcctctagctcagggcaccctgggtcccgaagcccatcatcggcattgaagacagaggcgaagaaggcgttaagcgtctctgctttgcctatgtcattgtctgtgaggagaccttccctatcaaggagcggccctatgtattctttagttctcctttttccattcacatatctgaaaaagccctttttattttctctcacagacacagccagcttcaactcaaggtgtgctttggccacacgaattttctgcctacaaacacgaacggcatccctgtattctttccatgacacctggccctccttccagtagcgaaacactctctgtttccgcctaatctccattagaatgttcctggtcagccacgccggcctcctgccccgcctgcctgacttgccTTCTCTTAAAGGGCTGAAATGGCCCAGGCGTTCCTGCTGGGCTCGGAGGTGTACTACTCTTACTGTGCCCACAGGAAAGTTTTCCTTGAGCAGTGCTAATAGAGGGATCCCAGAGTCTGGGAACGTAAGGGAGTCTTGTAACAGTAAGTGCAGCCTTCCTAAGCTCTGCATCGAGCCCAGCCCAGATCTGTAGTTACCAAAATAATTGGTAGCTGATGATGGCTCTTTGGCCTTAGCCTCGATCGGCTGCGGGGGTGTTGGATCCCACTTGGCTTTTCTCTGGCAGAAAAATCTGATGATTGTGGTTGCAATTCTTAGGAATGCCACAGCCTTTGAGTACCTGGAAGAGTACCCGGTCGGAATCCTGGCTGAGCTGGAAACACAGGCGGGGAGGAATGCTCCCGAGGGGCTGTTTGTCGTCGTCATGGAGTACGGGAGGAATTTCTCGGGGGCTGACAAGGATGTCTTCTACTACAACCGAGCTGTGGGAGAGGCGCAGCACGCCTGGCAGTCCAACTTCTTGCACCCTGTGATTTACTACTACAAACGCCTCCCAACAGGTAAAGCTCTGTTCCGCTGCGAAGCCTCTGTCCAGCCAGTGTGTGTACTGAATCCTCACCTCGGAAAGATCAACTCGGGGGGCAGCCTGACCTGCAAGGAAAGCAGCTTGGTGGGTGGCAGCACTAAAGCCTGAGCACAGTTCAGCCTGATGGGCAGTCCCTTCCAGAGGGAAACGATGGGAGATGCTGCGGTGGCAGGGCTCCTCAGGACAGAGCTAGCAGAGGGGATTGCAAATGTGAGAGTAAGGTAGGGATTAGGTCAGGGCAAAAACTGCTACAGCTGTTGcggctgctttctgcttcccCTTTCTAATTCCATTTTGATTCTGAGAGTTTCCCTTAATGGTCTCTTGGCAGAGCGTGAGATGAAACTTCGTCCCCCCGATTGGCCTCTCCCCCGCCCAGATGCCATCCATCACATCGTGGAGGATTTTCTGACAGACTGGACGGCCCCAAACGCTCACATCCTGCCGCTGAGGCGTTTCTTGGAGAACTGCCTCAGCACCGACCTGCGCAGTTTCTTCGCAGGTAATTTGAGCCTGGGGTTGAGGTggcaggaggtggaggagggacGTGAGGGACACGGGACAGGAGCGAGCTCTTCTGCAAATAACTGAGATCTCCCTGCGATGCGCTGGCGCTCTCGCAGTCAGTCACACCTCTCCGATGTGCTCCCCGGACAGTAAAAAGTGCTGGTGCTGCGTGCGTGTTCCCAAAAGCCTTTGGGAATTGTTCTCTACAGGGTGTCTCCGGTGAGtctcatttacttttttgtGCTCTCCCTGGCAGAATCCTGTTTCCTCTTCGCCCTCACCCGCCAGAAGCTGCCTCCCTTCTGCCAGCAGGGCTACGCGAGGATGCAAGGACTGGCGGGGAGCGAGAGGCTCCGGCGCCACGCGGTAGCAGCCGGCCTGCTGGAGGATTTTGCTGCCGCGGACTTCTCAGGTGACAAACTCCCCGACGGGGACCAGCTGCTGAAGGACCACGTCGTACCCGTCCGCCCGCTGCAGCATCTCGTTAACGCCAAGGACGAACTCTAACGTTTCTCCCGCCGCGCGGAAACCCAcgggtgctgctgtgccagtACTGTAACAGAGATCCCCGGCAGggctctcccctctcccccgcGCCTcttccatccccatcccttctTCTGCCGTTCACGACTTGCCAAAGACCTGCTCAGATCTTGCTGTTACAGAAAGGACCGACGTGCTCCCAAGGACAAGGCAGGGCCTGAAATCCGGCGGTGCTGAGGCGCCCGCTTTGTCCTTGCAGTGCTCAGAGTTGCCTGAAGGTGGTGTTTATAGCCTAGGCCAGCATCTGCAGCGACATCCAGGGGTCCAAAAGGGGAGATTTGAGGGACGTTTGGGTGACTTACATTGTCACCTCCCTCTTGTGAGGTGACTTGCTCGTGTCCCGTGGCAGCCTGGTGCGGGCGCGCTGCTCCCTGGGTGCTGCGAGTGCTTCGGGATCTGTTTGTGTACCGAATCCAGAAGTGGTTCTCTGGGCAAACTGCACGGTATTTTTGCTGCCTTTGATTTAGGGCGGTGCCGGAGGTGGGCACAGAGGGGTGGTGGGTTTTTAGTTAAGTCCGGCGGGgataatttctcatttccagGAGAGCACTACAAGAGACCCTTCGCCCTACGCGGCTGAGCAGCCTGCCTCCAGTCCTAGGGCAGAGAGACTCACACTGACTGTGGGCCTGCTGtccaaacatttcttctctgtaCCAAACACCCTAAAaagcccccccacacaccccgtTTTATAAAGCATGTCCGCCACCCCTCCTctttgcactgcatcccgacaAGAAAGTTCCAGGTGCACTTTGGTGACAAAACGCTCgtcctgtttctttctctcccctccgctcaccccaaaacccctctccCAAGGGCTGGCTGGGTGGTGGGCTGCGCTTTCCTGCCCCTTTGTTATCCCCACGCGTTCGTGTGCgtcccccgggggggctccacGCGGGGCCGGTCCCCTAAATCCCAATGAATCGCGGGGGTGCGCGACAAAGCTCCCCCAGGGGGCACGAAAAAGGTCCCCGCGGAGCAGCCTGCTCCGCCCCAAGCCGGCGGCTGGGTGCGAGTGACAGCAGCGGCAGCCACTGAGCTCCCGCaaacggggcgggggggggcggctccaTCCGCAGAGACGGCCGGAAGCGGGTTTGGGCACCTGCGGGCAGGGCGAGgtgcggggccgcggccgcgaTAGGGAGCGGGGTCGCGATCGGGACGGGGATCGCGACCGCCCCCCCGCCCTGACGCCCCCCTCTTCTCCCCGCAGATGGCGCAGAGGTTGGCGCTCCGTCGGCTGCTGGCCGGCCCCGGCAGGGCCTTGGGCACCTCCGCGGCCCGCCCGAGCGCCTTCAACGTGCAGGACGGCGGCGACTTCCAGGAGCGGGTGGTCAACAGCGCCAAGCCCGTCGTGGTGGACTTCCACGCGCAGTAAGTGCCCGGCAGCGCCGAGCCCCGGGGCACGGCGAGGCTCCGGTAACGCCCTTCATCGCTTCTCGGGGCTAAgtgtccccccaaaaaacacagaGCGACGTTAACGCGCGTTTTGTACCTCCCCGCAGGCTCACGCTGTGTCTCTGCAGCTCTAGCACCGTGCGCTCTTGGGCCAGAGCTCTTGACAGCCTCACGGTAGCAGAAGCAATGTTTGTGATCGATAAAACTGTTGTTGTGCTCTTGCCAGTTAAAATATTCCTGGATGTTATCCGCTGGATTAACGATGCCGATTATACTgctttttcaagtgttttcacGGTCCTGTAGTGCTGCCATAGGAGTTGTGGCTGATTCTGGGCAAACAGGCTACAGAGCAGCCCCAAAACAGCTGCACTAAACAGACCAAACTGACGAACCACAACCAACATTAACTGGGGTCATCCagggagaaaaagacaaataatgGAAAGCCTGAAACCCAACATGGAAGGAGGCACAAAACTTACGTTTTGCATGAGCTTATGTTTTACATGAAAAGGGCACTCAGAGCTTTAACTTGTGTTTTCCTTGGCCTGAGGGAGTTCACAGCTCCCTAACCAGCGTGTTTAGGTGCAGCACTGTTTTCCCTGTGTGGGGCCTTGCAAAATCTGCCGTGGCTGCCATGTTCTTGCGTTAAACGCCTGCTATGTCTGCAATTTTTGCAGCTAACTCTGCAGTAAGTACACAGGCAAGCCTGTGATAATTGGCACGAGCCAATAGGTGTGCAGGTGGCTGCCCCCATGCCTGACAGCAACGCTTGCACCACGGCGGCGTTGTGGCCATCTGGGTTACAGCTCAACACgtgagcagggcagggacgAACGGCTGAGCAGCAGAAGGAGGACAGcccgggctgggggagctggttAATGTTTATGCTCGGCGTTCAATGCCAGCAGCGTCCCGTAGCATAGAGGTTGGGCTGAAGACAAGAGAGGTAAAACGGTGGTAAAGGCACTGGCGTTCCAGCCTTccgtgcctgctgctgctgcacttgCCTCCCCTCGTGcctgctctctttctctccttagGTGGTGCGGTCCCTGCAAGATCCTAGGCCCCAGGTTAGAGAAGATGGTGGCCaagcaggaggggaaggtggtGATGGCCAAAGTGGACATCGATGATCACACAGACCTTGCCATTGAGTACGAGGTAGGAGCTGGAAGAGCACAGGCTCGCCGGTGGTGGTAGTCCGGAGCAGGTCCCTCTCCAGGGAGAGGTGTCTGCGCAGGGAGGGGaagcccagggctgctgcctgcctgtgcctGGTCCACTGGGTCACTGCAGTGGCTGGATTTCACTGCATGcccctcctccagctctgctgctcataTTCGGTGTCCCCACCTCTAAATCTGCAGAAATGTGTCCTTTAGGCCGTGCAGAAATCTGTCAGTGTAAACACAGCGTATCACAGAAcggccgaggttggaagggacctctgaagatcacccagtccaacccctggaccaagcaggatcacctggagcacgttgcaggatggcatccaggcgggttttgaatatctccagaggaggagactccacaacctctctgggcaacctgtcccagtggtctgtcaccctcacagtaaagaagtgccccctcgtattgagccagaacctcctgtgcttcagtttgtgcctgttgcctctcatcTCCTCGCTGGGCACgactgaaaagagaccggctccatcctcttgacacgctcccctcagatatttacaCACCTTGATGAGAtgtcccctcagccttctctcctccaggctaaacaggcccagctctctcagcctgtcctcgtccaacaggtgctccagtcctctaatcatcttcgtagccctctgTGCTCACTCCAGTAGTTCTGTGCAGCATTTACTGCGTGCGCAGGCTGCTCGGGTGTAGGGCAGGGACATGAAGTAACAAGCCCCAGGCTGTTGCACTCCTTGACACGGTTCTCCGGGCAGCCAGCCCGTCCCCTCCCTTGCTGAGGATTTCTTGCGGGGTGACAGTGTCCTGTCCTTAAGCTGCATCACAAGGGGACGGCGTGGGCTTTGTTTGGACAAGTGGAAGGCAGGTCAGAGAGTGCCTGTGCGCAGCAGGAGCACGCATCCCACTCTTGGCAAGCGTGGGCCTTGGTGCTTATGTCAGTATTTCACACGCTTGCCCTGCGTTTGTCCCTGCAGTCTCGCTCCCAGGAACGAGCAGAGTGACTGGAGAAGGCCGTGCTTGGCTTACGTGATTCCCCCTGCTCCTACCCCGTCAGCGATCAGGCGGtttaagaaatgcaaaaattccTTTGACAACTGCGCTGGCCCCTGTTATTTCTCCTTGTAAACAACAGGTCAGTCTGTGGAGTCAGGGCATCCCGCTGCTGTGCTTTACAGGGAAGAAAGTGCTCAATTTTCACTTGCGTAGCACACAGATGGAGCTGCTCCCTCTCCCAGGTGAAGTCCTGCTCCCCGGGCTGACGCTAGCACAAGAAGCTTCTCAAGATGCCCAGCAAACCGAACCAGCTCCTGAGCAAAGCTGTCATTTTGTTAAGCCTGGAGGAGATGGCTCTGTCCTGTTCCCAAACCCTGCCGTGCTGGAAGGGGGAAGAGGCCGAACCAGCTCATTCCCTCCCACTCCTTCCCAGGGAGAActttctgcctgtgctgtggtggagcgtgcacccggctgctgcctgcaaatGTCACTTGCAACTTCCCCAGGCTGAGCACGAGAGCCTCCCGTGCTTTTTTTAGGTGGTGGCGTGCTCTCAGGCATGCCGGGGCTGAGGGGGACGAGTGCTGGCTCACTAGCAGGGCTGTGTGTTACAAGCCTGAGGGCTGTGCAGCTCGAGGGTGCTGGTGAGAACAAGTGGAAGAGACTGAGGTTCTTTCAGTGGTGGTCAGGAGATAAATCCGGATAGGTGCGGACAAGGTTCTGGTAGCAACTGTCCTAAGGAGGAGAGAGTAGAGCTTGTTGGCTTAACTCCCGTGTTGCCCCAAGCCTTCCAGCAGGTTCAATTAGCTCACTTTACAAGAAGATGATCTCAAATGACTGGAAAACGGCAAGAGAGCGCGTGTATGGGAAGAAAGGTCttgaaaaagaggctgaaaggGCTGGCTTCTTTCTGCAGCTTACCACACAAACACAGcgaagttttgttttgcaagagGTCCTGGGGATCATCCCTGCGTCCTCTGCATTTTGCAGTGATGAGTGCACCCAGTCTGGACCCTTCTGCCTGCGGCTAAACCCCATCC comes from Anser cygnoides isolate HZ-2024a breed goose chromosome 1, Taihu_goose_T2T_genome, whole genome shotgun sequence and encodes:
- the TXN2 gene encoding thioredoxin, mitochondrial isoform X1, with translation MAQRLALRRLLAGPGRALGTSAARPSAFNVQDGGDFQERVVNSAKPVVVDFHAQWCGPCKILGPRLEKMVAKQEGKVVMAKVDIDDHTDLAIEYEVSAVPTVLAMKNGDVVDKFVGIKDEDQLEAFLKKLIGA
- the TXN2 gene encoding thioredoxin, mitochondrial isoform X2, with the translated sequence MAQRLALRRLLAGPGRALGTSAARPSAFNVQDGGDFQERVVNSAKPVVVDFHAQWCGPCKILGPRLEKMVAKQEGKVVMAKVDIDDHTDLAIEYECFEESSGPLLALTAVMFNGAGRTRYFLGRSWGGRACY